GCTAAGCAATTGGCTAAAACCAATCTATTCTCACCTGAGCTCAACTTTAAAAGAGCGTATTTACCTTCTCTGGAAAGCAATTGAGCACTAGTACCTGCGCTTCTTACCATTTGAGCCCCTCTTCCTGGTTGTAATTCGACATTATGAATCATTGAACCTAGAGGCACTTCACTCAAAGGTAATGTGTTTCCTAACTCTGGTGCAGAACCTGGTCCAGAAATAATTTTCTGACCTACTTTGATACCTGCAGGAGCCAATACATATCTCTTATCACCGTTTTTGAAAACTACTAAGCAAATGAAAGCAGTTCTATATGGATCGTATTCGATTGTTTTAACCTCTCCTTCGATTCCAAAATTATTTCTCTTGAAATCGATGATTCTATACTGCTTCTTATTACCACCACCCAAGTAACGCATTGTCATTCTACCTTGGTTATTTCTACCACCAGAGGATCTCAGTGTAGTAGTTAATGATTTCTCAGGAGTACTTGTCGTTATCTCAGAATAGGTATTACCTATTCTATGTCTCATACCTGGGGTTATCGGTCTATATTTCTTGATTGCCATCTTTATCTAATTTTCTACTCTAATTAATTTGAAGAATCGATTAACTGTAAATGTCTATCGTATTACCTTCTTTCAATGTAATATAAGCTTTTTTAGCAGCTGATTTTCTACCAGATACCATACCTTTTTTTGTCATTTTAGTAGTCACTTTACCTGGAGTGATAGAAGTGTTTACTGCTACTAC
This DNA window, taken from Chitinophagales bacterium, encodes the following:
- the rplB gene encoding 50S ribosomal protein L2, whose translation is MAIKKYRPITPGMRHRIGNTYSEITTSTPEKSLTTTLRSSGGRNNQGRMTMRYLGGGNKKQYRIIDFKRNNFGIEGEVKTIEYDPYRTAFICLVVFKNGDKRYVLAPAGIKVGQKIISGPGSAPELGNTLPLSEVPLGSMIHNVELQPGRGAQMVRSAGTSAQLLSREGKYALLKLSSGENRLVLANCLATIGTVSNGDHSLEVKGKAGKSRHIGRRPRVRGVAMNPVDHPMGGGEGRSTGGHPRSRNGQKAKGLKTRDVNKASSRHIISRKKK